In Lodderomyces elongisporus chromosome 1, complete sequence, a genomic segment contains:
- the MRPL35 gene encoding mitochondrial 54S ribosomal protein YmL35 (BUSCO:EOG09262U7S): MRRRALAATSKISSLAQAPSVSRVWSNFESRSPSLSINNEQVKKGLLNKLDPKQGPASYPTYEERLQYHSPLEIDETFAVSYKILEEEASRSFASAQRLQEIKNNLVKEGKDLGHLQTRIDEKLIQAEIKNPEVLYNVEFSDPDSIDMSQPVYRHLMKQKWEDHDLMLLMQRLEQLHVIPDTMPTLDPKAEVKIKFTHNTDPLFKGWVVPGSMVPAHSVSKPPTIKVQEFDRIEGDNNLYTVLIVNPDTPNLETNSFTTKLHYGLKNVPLNNVDNLIDVPKLMKMGPKVTFQEYTPLTPEKNTSYQRACLWVFRQPQKIADDAEALQLGQEHFDIRKFAQDHGLTAVGATVWRQKFDRSVPKVREEYGLGPGRVYYKTRSDEMVNF; the protein is encoded by the coding sequence ATGCGCCGGAGAGCTTTAGCAGCTACATCAAAGATATCCTCATTAGCGCAAGCTCCTTCTGTTTCCAGGGTCTGGTCGAATTTTGAGTCGAGGTCGCCGTCACTTCTGATTAATAATGAGCAAGTAAAGAAAGGTTTGCTCAACAAGCTCGATCCTAAACAAGGACCCGCATCATATCCTACATATGAGGAAAGATTACAATACCACTCACCATTAGAGATTGACGAGACATTTGCAGTTTCCTACAAGATCTTAGAAGAAGAGGCGTCCCGCTCATTTGCAAGTGCACAACGATTACAAGAGATCAAAAACAACTTGGTGAAGGAAGGTAAAGATTTGGGACATTTACAAACTAGAATCgatgaaaaattgattcAAGCAGAAATCAAGAACCCTGAAGTCTTGTACAATGTAGAGTTCAGTGATCCTGATAGCATAGACATGTCGCAGCCCGTTTACAGACATTTGATGAAGCAGAAATGGGAGGACCATGacttgatgttgttgatgcaaAGATTGGAACAATTGCACGTTATTCCAGATACGATGCCCACATTGGACCCCAAGGCAGAAGTTAAAATCAAATTCACCCACAATACTGACCCATTATTCAAGGGATGGGTCGTTCCCGGCTCAATGGTGCCTGCACACTCTGTGTCTAAACCACCCACCATCAAGGTCCAAGAGTTTGACAGAATCGAAGGTGACAACAATTTGTACACTGTTTTGATTGTTAATCCTGATACTCCaaatttggaaacaaaTTCATTTACCACCAAATTGCACTATGGATTGAAAAACGTACCTTTGAACAATGTTGATAACTTGATTGATGTACCCaagttgatgaagatgggCCCCAAAGTCACTTTCCAAGAGTACACACCATTGACCCCAGAAAAGAATACTTCATACCAAAGAGCATGTTTGTGGGTTTTTAGACAACCACAAAAGATTGCAGATGATGCAGAAGCGCTTCAATTAGGACAAGAGCATTTCGATATTAGAAAGTTTGCCCAAGATCACGGCTTGACTGCCGTTGGTGCAACTGTATGGAGACAAAAATTTGACAGAAGCGTTCCAAAAGTCAGAGAAGAATACGGCTTGGGTCCAGGTAGAGTTTACTACAAGACCAGAAGCGATGAAATGGTGAACTTTTGA
- the COX6 gene encoding Cytochrome c oxidase subunit 6 (BUSCO:EOG0926522L) has translation MLSSIIKRNINTCLRTQALTSASLKPLAPKLTTLSIASIRNYSAGHHEETFEEFTARYESEFENAYDLFEVQRVLNNVFSYDLVPAPVVIEKALQACRRVNDYPTAVRTFEALKYKVETPEQYAAYLEELKDIRKELGIDLKEDLYGNEA, from the coding sequence ATGTTGTCATCCATTATCAAGAGAAACATCAACACTTGTCTCCGTACACAAGCCCTCACATCCGCTTCATTGAAGCCATTAGCTCCAAAATTGACCACATTATCAATTGCTTCAATTAGAAACTACTCTGCTGGCCACCACGAAGAAACCTTTGAAGAGTTTACTGCCAGATACGAAtctgaatttgaaaatgctTACGACTTGTTTGAAGTTCAAAGAGTCTTGAACAATGTTTTCTCATACGATTTGGTGCCAGCACCAGTTGTCATTGAAAAGGCATTGCAAGCATGCAGAAGAGTCAACGACTACCCAACAGCAGTAAGAACTTTCGAGGCTTTGAAGTACAAAGTTGAAACTCCAGAGCAATACGCTGCTTACTTGGAAGAATTAAAGGATATCCGTAAGGAATTGGGTATCGACTTGAAAGAGGATCTTTACGGTAATGAAGCTTAA
- the MGR1 gene encoding mitochondrial inner membrane i-AAA protease complex subunit: protein MGYIPPPGDNDDNGKKSNKKTQNTSKPISSDSTPDGTTITIINPMSLIPRNPSFGLIWGPLTPASDNRPAMYTMVALQIAIGVRFFRYARTHLRRHPVPQAQFHAPPGLGVNSMISTTANQTYSAPPQQFLRRSKGDVFKSILAITTGSLLIFGSGLEIARMMLPYDPWYDEAQFYRKQAVRNGDKPNFWFGAYQYYQPMTYKEWHSKVSKWIDSVEKEIKVDETTFVIDKDGKARGGIGPAGVGYVNGAGQQSGAASAAAAVAKPLFQIRNRAKYQQIHAKLYNANETRMRELLANELNDTNVNELNKAERLDKILEGKSDLVNPNFNKPSISLGNHPMESDDEFEMVWLNFEPWDELKMETDYDIRLIPRYASVEESEQVDEGELFVVKKEELGETDNVVNESS, encoded by the coding sequence ATGGGATACATACCACCTCCAGGAGACAATGACGATAACGGTAAGAAATCAAATAAGAAAACACAAAATACTTCGAAACCTATTTCGTCAGATTCCACGCCTGACGGTACAACAATTACAATCATCAACCCCATGTCTCTAATACCACGTAACCCAAGTTTTGGCCTCATTTGGGGTCCACTTACTCCAGCATCAGATAACAGACCTGCAATGTACACGATGGTTGCGTTGCAAATTGCCATCGGTGTCCGATTCTTTCGATACGCACGAACTCATCTCCGTCGACATCCCGTACCGCAAGCCCAGTTTCACGCGCCACCGGGACTTGGTGTAAACTCAATGATTTCTACAACGGCTAACCAAACATATTCCGCTCCACCGCAACAATTTCTACGGAGGTCCAAGGGTGACGTGTTCAAGTCCATCTTGGCCATTACTACAGGCTCACTTCTCATTTTTGGCTCAGGCTTGGAGATTGCTAGAATGATGCTACCCTACGATCCTTGGTATGATGAAGCTCAGTTTTATAGGAAACAGGCCGTGCGCAATGGTGATAAGCCCAACTTTTGGTTTGGTGCATACCAGTATTATCAACCCATGACATACAAGGAGTGGCATAGCAAAGTTAGTAAATGGATTGATTCGGTCGAAAAGGAGATCAAAGTAGACGAAACTACATTTGTTATCGACAAAGACGGGAAAGCACGTGGTGGTATTGGGCCAGCGGGTGTAGGGTATGTAAATGGTGCCGGGCAGCAAAGCGGTGCAGCTTCAGCTGCAGCTGCAGTTGCAAAGCCACTATTCCAAATTAGAAATAGGGCCAAGTACCAACAGATCCATGCTAAACTCTATAATGCCAATGAGACTCGCATGCGCGAATTGTTAGCAAATGAGTTAAATGACACGAATGTTAATGAATTGAACAAGGCCGAACGATTAGACAAAATCTTAGAGGGCAAGAGTGATTTGGTTAATCCAAACTTCAACAAGCCTAGTATATCCTTGGGCAATCATCCAATGGAATCGGATGATGAATTCGAAATGGTGTGGTTGAATTTTGAACCTTGGGACgaattgaaaatggaaacCGATTATGATATTCGGTTGATCCCGAGGTATGCTTCTGTAGAAGAGCTGGAACAGGTAGATGAAGGTGAGCTTTTTGttgtcaaaaaagaagaacttgGCGAGACAGACAATGTCGTGAATGAATCTAGTTGA